TTAACCTCATGaccaaatttcaattttttttgtaatcatgTCAAGTTTCAACTTTTACATGAAAACCAAGCAAATGAAGCATGAAATTCACTATTTTCATGAAGATATAAGAATAAGTTATGCTTTAATACCACCTGATCATCAAAAGACACCCCCAATTTCTTGAAGCAAGAAATGACAGCCTTGGCAGTTCCAGACGTGTCCAGCTTTCCTGCTTGATGGGACTCCTTcacctaaaaattaaataagtttatcAGCAATATTAGCACCACTGACAACAAACTCAAGTGAGGAAGGGAACTTCTTTTCCAAAAGGGAATCAATGCAGAAAGACATACATGAAGGGAGTATCCAGAGAATGCACCAGGAAATTGCTCAGCCATAATCTCCATGGCTGCAAGAAATGCAACCACCTATCAAAAAGAAATAACCCATTAGTACGGAGAACATGATAACTTACAGCATCAGGATCTATTACATTTCACAACCCGTTCGAGGCACTCAATCCCATCACCTGTTTCCCCATTTGTGGCGAGATTACTGCATAAACTTTTGAGGCATCCACAGTCTTATATAATATATCCCTATCGCCACCAGTAGTTCCCATCACAAATGGCACCCCAACTCTGCAATACAGATCTGCATTATCTACACATTACAAAAAGAAAGGTCAAAAGATTAAAAGATgatcaacaaaagaaagaacaaaatcaCAACAGGAAGCTTCACAATGTCTGTAATATTATAACACATGATGAATTATGAAACTTTTTCAACATGAATGGATTAGCTTTTTCCATGCAATTCTAACATTAAAAATCCTAGATGCAAgagaaaactaaaagaattgaaaaaaaaaaaaaaactttaattatgaTATCCATATCCCATTTTTGGCAGcaccaaaatattttcttttcaggtAGCAAAGGTTGCCAACAAAAAATTCCATTTTGAACTCAGAGTAAAATACCAAATCTATGAATTTCAGACTTGAACTACCACGAGAACTCTCTTctggataataattaaaatttcttttctgtttCAAGAGTCAATAGCTCCAAGAAATTTTACCATTCACCAAATCAGGCACAGTGTAATCCACCACAATCATGCTCGGATACTCATCATAGAGAGACGCAAGCACGCTTTCTCTTTCAGAAGGACCATGAATTTTAATCTCATTCCCAAAAACTTCCACAGTATTACCAGCCTCCTTTTCCGGGCCAAATGATTTTGGAAGAATTTGAAGTCCAGCAGAATTCGCTGCCAATATGACAGAACTCCCCATTTTTCCATTACAGCCATTtacctcaaattaacaaaataatacaaattaataacATCCAAAGTCAATTTTCCCCTAATCACCATAATGACGAAACAATTCACGTCAGCTAAcctagtaaaaagaaaaaaaatacaatataatcataaataaataaataaaaacaataccgTATCATACCATGATAGGAACTGCAGTACTTTTGGTTGTCATGGACATTACAACCACAGAAGATCTCCGTTTCTGAtgtcacaaaacaaaaatatgtttatgtACTAAAGGGTGTTTGCTAACTTAGCTTGttaaagtttcatttttttccattgCCCTCTTAGTCTATATTGATTTATACAGcaagcaaacaaaaaagaagtaagATCTTTGATTATGAAAACAATACAATGAAAGCAGTAACATGATAGCCCCAGCTTTTTACATTACCTGATAATGGTTGGTGAAGAAACTAGTTCCATTAGAGCTAAGTGGGTTGCTAAGATAGAGTGGCTTCAATGGTTCACAAATCACTGCCCCTTGAATCCACATTTTTCGCTCAAGAAGAAGGATGAGAAGGAGACGgggagggttttttttgtttttttttttttagggttttaggggtaCTTTGTATGGTGTGGTTGGCATAGTGCCACTAGTCAAATAGTTCACAATTCACTAGAtcgatacaaaaaaaaaaaaaagggaactaTACTGACATCAAATGGGCtttttgtaaggaaaaaaatggaCTTTATGTTAGCAACCAACAAACAAAACCCGGGTTCGGATCTAAcgttattaataatttaatatcgaAACCACCATGATATATATACTCCAGATAGAGTGAGGTCAAGTAGGGTTTTGAATAGTCAAGGTTCTTCCCATTTTCTCTTGTCAATCTTAagagaatcaaaagaaaaaggaaatggttTTACTGTCTGCTTCAACGAAAGATTTATTATCGAATTCTGTTCActtttttcatcatcaaaatcGAAGCTTTTCGCCTCTCTATCGGAAACCAAcacagctctctttttcctcatcATCTTCT
This DNA window, taken from Populus alba chromosome 17, ASM523922v2, whole genome shotgun sequence, encodes the following:
- the LOC118056090 gene encoding 4-hydroxy-tetrahydrodipicolinate reductase 2, chloroplastic, giving the protein MWIQGAVICEPLKPLYLSNPLSSNGTSFFTNHYQKRRSSVVVMSMTTKSTAVPIMVNGCNGKMGSSVILAANSAGLQILPKSFGPEKEAGNTVEVFGNEIKIHGPSERESVLASLYDEYPSMIVVDYTVPDLVNDNADLYCRVGVPFVMGTTGGDRDILYKTVDASKVYAVISPQMGKQVVAFLAAMEIMAEQFPGAFSGYSLHVKESHQAGKLDTSGTAKAVISCFKKLGVSFDDQIEMIRDPKEQVQLVGVPEEYLSGHAFHLYYLSSPDKTVSFEFQHNVCGRSIYAEGTVDAVLFLAKKIQSKADKRIYDMIDVLREGNMR